From a region of the Arvicanthis niloticus isolate mArvNil1 chromosome 6, mArvNil1.pat.X, whole genome shotgun sequence genome:
- the Nudt16l1 gene encoding tudor-interacting repair regulator protein isoform X2 encodes MGAGLCTWKHVDWAWVLWAGSRMLVWVVGLEHIKMSTTTVPELKQISREEAMRLGPGWSHSCHAMLYAANPGQLFGRIPMRFSVLMQMRFDGLLGFPGGFVDRRFWSLEDGLNRVLGLGLGGLRLTEADYLSSHLTEGPHREVAHLYARQLTLEQLHAVEISAVHSRDHGLEVLGLVRVPLYTQKDRVGGFPNFLSNAFVSTAKYQLLFALKIPALPWLSLPTGPGISEKRAF; translated from the exons ATGGGGGCGGGCTTATGCACGTGGAAGCACGTGGATTGGGCCTGGGTGTTGTGGGCGGGGTCGCGCATGCTCGTTTGGGTAGTGGGCCTGGAGCACATCAAGATGTCGACCACGACGGTTCCGGAGCTGAAGCAGATCAGCCGGGAGGAAGCAATGCGCTTGGGGCCCGGCTGGAGCCATTCATGCCACGCCATGCTGTACGCCGCCAACCCTGGGCAGCTTTTCGGACGTATCCCCATGCGTTTCTCAGTGCTG ATGCAGATGCGCTTCGACGGGCTGCTGGGCTTTCCCGGGGGTTTCGTGGACCGGCGCTTCTGGTCGCTGGAGGATGGCTTGAACCGGgtgctgggcctgggcctgggcggCCTACGCCTTACTGAAGCTGATTACCTGAGTTCACACCTGACTGAGGGTCCTCACCGTGAGGTGGCACACCTGTACGCACGGCAGCTGACACTGGAACAGCTGCATGCTGTGGAGATCAGCGCTGTGCACTCACGGGACCACGGTCTGGAG GTCCTGGGCCTTGTACGTGTCCCACTGTACACACAGAAGGATCGAGTAGGAGGCTTTCCTAACTTTCTGAGCAACGCCTTCGTCAGCACTGCCAAATACCAGCTCCTGTTTGCCCTTAAG ATCCCTGCCCTCCCTTGGCTGTCTCTGCCCACAGGCCCTGGAATTTCCGAGAAGCGTGCCTTCTAG
- the Nudt16l1 gene encoding tudor-interacting repair regulator protein isoform X1: MGAGLCTWKHVDWAWVLWAGSRMLVWVVGLEHIKMSTTTVPELKQISREEAMRLGPGWSHSCHAMLYAANPGQLFGRIPMRFSVLMQMRFDGLLGFPGGFVDRRFWSLEDGLNRVLGLGLGGLRLTEADYLSSHLTEGPHREVAHLYARQLTLEQLHAVEISAVHSRDHGLEVLGLVRVPLYTQKDRVGGFPNFLSNAFVSTAKYQLLFALKALEFPRSVPSSVFGCASLLTARDKQAAVHYCPKQSLGPSYPLRLVSGVGLGLALQAENVLTHSRTHTVLCESIHDW; this comes from the exons ATGGGGGCGGGCTTATGCACGTGGAAGCACGTGGATTGGGCCTGGGTGTTGTGGGCGGGGTCGCGCATGCTCGTTTGGGTAGTGGGCCTGGAGCACATCAAGATGTCGACCACGACGGTTCCGGAGCTGAAGCAGATCAGCCGGGAGGAAGCAATGCGCTTGGGGCCCGGCTGGAGCCATTCATGCCACGCCATGCTGTACGCCGCCAACCCTGGGCAGCTTTTCGGACGTATCCCCATGCGTTTCTCAGTGCTG ATGCAGATGCGCTTCGACGGGCTGCTGGGCTTTCCCGGGGGTTTCGTGGACCGGCGCTTCTGGTCGCTGGAGGATGGCTTGAACCGGgtgctgggcctgggcctgggcggCCTACGCCTTACTGAAGCTGATTACCTGAGTTCACACCTGACTGAGGGTCCTCACCGTGAGGTGGCACACCTGTACGCACGGCAGCTGACACTGGAACAGCTGCATGCTGTGGAGATCAGCGCTGTGCACTCACGGGACCACGGTCTGGAG GTCCTGGGCCTTGTACGTGTCCCACTGTACACACAGAAGGATCGAGTAGGAGGCTTTCCTAACTTTCTGAGCAACGCCTTCGTCAGCACTGCCAAATACCAGCTCCTGTTTGCCCTTAAG GCCCTGGAATTTCCGAGAAGCGTGCCTTCTAGTGTGTTTGGTTGTGCATCCCTTCTGACTGCGAGGGACAAGCAGGCAGCTGTTCATTACTGTCCCAAGCAGTCCCTGGGACCTAGCTACCCTCTCAGGTTGGTCAGTGGGGTGGGCCTGGGTCTGGCTCTTCAAGCTGAAAATGTTCTCACCCATTCCAGGACTCACACTGTCCTGTGTGAGTCTATTCATGACTGGTGA
- the Nudt16l1 gene encoding tudor-interacting repair regulator protein isoform X3 — MGAGLCTWKHVDWAWVLWAGSRMLVWVVGLEHIKMSTTTVPELKQISREEAMRLGPGWSHSCHAMLYAANPGQLFGRIPMRFSVLMQMRFDGLLGFPGGFVDRRFWSLEDGLNRVLGLGLGGLRLTEADYLSSHLTEGPHREVAHLYARQLTLEQLHAVEISAVHSRDHGLEVGLLPGARPHSHS, encoded by the exons ATGGGGGCGGGCTTATGCACGTGGAAGCACGTGGATTGGGCCTGGGTGTTGTGGGCGGGGTCGCGCATGCTCGTTTGGGTAGTGGGCCTGGAGCACATCAAGATGTCGACCACGACGGTTCCGGAGCTGAAGCAGATCAGCCGGGAGGAAGCAATGCGCTTGGGGCCCGGCTGGAGCCATTCATGCCACGCCATGCTGTACGCCGCCAACCCTGGGCAGCTTTTCGGACGTATCCCCATGCGTTTCTCAGTGCTG ATGCAGATGCGCTTCGACGGGCTGCTGGGCTTTCCCGGGGGTTTCGTGGACCGGCGCTTCTGGTCGCTGGAGGATGGCTTGAACCGGgtgctgggcctgggcctgggcggCCTACGCCTTACTGAAGCTGATTACCTGAGTTCACACCTGACTGAGGGTCCTCACCGTGAGGTGGCACACCTGTACGCACGGCAGCTGACACTGGAACAGCTGCATGCTGTGGAGATCAGCGCTGTGCACTCACGGGACCACGGTCTGGAGGTGGGACTACTGCCTGGGGCCCGCCCCCATTCCCACTCCTGA